TCCCCGGTCAAGAACGCCACCGGCGTCGACAGCGCCGAGACCACCCGGCGGGACCTGGTCGCGCGGGCTGCCCGATGGCTGGCCGAGGCGGACATCCACGTCGGCGGCGGCGGCGACGGCCAGCCGTGCCCGGTCGAGATCTCGCCGCTGCGGGCCGTCTTTCCGCACGACCTGAAGGGCTGATCTCCCAGCTTTGGCCAACGCATCGGAAACGGGCCCAGCGGCATGGGAACGCCGCCACGGCATTTTTCGCACAATCTTAACCGGTGCCTAACACAAATGGACTAGAAAGGGGTGATTGGTTAAGATTCACCTTACGATCGGAGATGCCATGGCCAAGGAAACGATCCTGGTGGTGGACGACGAAGAGGACATCCTCGAACTGATCAGCTACAACCTCGGCAAAGAGGGTTACAAGGTCATGACCGTCGCCAGCGGGGAGGAGGCCAGGGACACCGCCCGGACCAAACTCCCGGACCTGATCGTCCTGGACCTGATGCTGCCGGGCATGGACGGCTTGGAGGTCTGCCGGACCCTTCGCACCGACGCCAAGACCGCCCACATTCCGATCATCATGCTGACCGCCAAGAGCGAAGACGCCGACGTGGTGGCTGGGATCGAACTCGGAGCCGACGACTACGTGACCAAACCGTTCAGCCCGCGCGTGCTCCTGGCCCGGATCAAAGCCGTCCTGCGACGCGCCGCGCCCGACTCGGCCTCCGAATCCGACACCATCAAGATCCACGATATCGTCATCAATCCCGTCCGGCACGAGGTGCTCGCCGACGGCAAGAGCGTGCGGCTGACCCTCACCGAGTTCCGCATCCTCCACTTCCTCGCCCGCCGGCCCGGATGGGTCTTCACCCGGTATCAGATCGTCGATGGAGCCCAGGGCGACGACGTCGTGGTCACCGACCGTTCCGTGGACGTCCACATCGTCTCGCTCCGCAAGAAGCTCGGCAAGCTCGGCTCCCAGATCGAAACGGTTCGCGGCGTAGGCTACCGACTCAAGGATCGCTGACCGATGCTCAGCCACAAGCTGCTCTGGAAGCTCTATCCGACCTACCTGCTCGTCATCATCACCTGCATCGTCTCGGTCGCCTTCTACGCCTTCAACGCCGTCGAGGACTTCTACCTGTCGCACGTCGAAGCCGACCTGGAGGCCCGCGCGCATCTGGCCGCCCAGCACATCCTGCCCCACCTGCCCGGCAAGGACGTGGCGACCCTCGATCCCGTCGTGAAGGCCCTCGGCCGATCCGCCGCCACCCGCATCACCCTGATCGATCTCGACGGCCGCGTGCTGGCCGAGTCCGACGAAGATCCCCTCACGATGGCGAACCACGGCGATCGCCCCGCATTCCTCCAGGCCCTCGCCCAGGGCCTCGGCCGCTCCATTCGTCACAGCGAGACCCTCGAAGCCGACCTGATGTACGTGGCCATTCCCATCATGGTTGACGGCCGCCCGCAGGCCGTCATCCGCACCGCCGTTCCGCTGACCCGCGTCCAGCAGTCGCTCGCCAGCATCCGCAACGGTCTCGTCCTGGTCGCCCTGATCACCGCCGCCCTCGCCGCCGGCGTGAGCTTCTGGGTCTCCCGCCGAATCAGCCAACCGCTCCAGGAAATGCGGCTGGGGGCTCAGCGGTTTGCCGCCGGCGACCTTCGCCACAAGCTCCTGGCTCCGCCGATTGAGGAATTCGCCGCTCTCGCCGCCGCCCTGAACCACATGGCCGCCCAACTCGCGGAGAAGATCGAGACCGTCACCCGCCAGAGCCAGCAGCTCAAGACCATCCTCTCCAGCATGATCGAAGGCGTGCTCGCCGTGGACGGCGGCGAACGGATCATCAGCATGAATCTCGCAGCCGTCCGGCAGCTCCGCGTCGAACCGCGCGACGTCGAAAACCGCCAGCTCCACGAAATCGTCCGCAACAGCGATCTGCAGGCCCTCGTCGCCCAGGCCCTCGCCGCCGACGTGCCCGTCGAAGCCGACATCACCCTCCACGAAGGCACGCGCCCCCGCATCCTCCACGCCACCGGCACCATGCTCAAGGACCCAAACGACCGCCGGATCGGGGCTCTGGTCGTCCTCCACGACGTCACCCGCCTGCGCCACCTCGAGACCATCCGGCGGGACTTCGTCGCCAACGTCTCGCACGAGCTCAAGACACCCATCACCTCCATCAAGGGATTCGTCGAGACCCTCCGCGAAGGCGCCGTCGCCGACCCCGACAGCGCCGCCCGGTTTCTCGACATCATCCACCAGCAGGCCGACCGGCTCAGCGCCATCATCGACGACCTCCTGAGCCTTTCCCGGATCGAAGGCGAAGGCGGCGACGCCGTCATCGACATGGCCGAGACCCGCGTCAGGGACGTGCTGACCGCCGCCGCCGCCAATCTCGAAGCCAAGGCCGCCGAACACGGCGTCACCGTCAAAGTCCTCTGCCCCGACACGCTGTCCGCCCGGATCAACCCGCAGTTGATGGAGCAGGCGGTGACCAACCTCCTGGACAACGCCATCAAGTACAGCGGCCGCGGCAGCGAGGTGACCGTCCGGGCCGAAAACGGCGGCGGCGAGATCGCCATCCACGTCGAGGACCGCGGATGCGGAATTGCGCCCGAACACCTGCCGCGGCTCTTCGAACGCTTCTACCGCGTCGACAAGGCCCGAAGCCGCCATCTCGGCGGCACCGGCCTCGGCCTGGCCATCGTCAAGCACATCGCCCAAGCCCACCGCGGGACCGTCCACGTGGAAAGCACCATCGGCCGCGGCAGCCGATTCATCCTTTGCTTTCCCGCCCGCCATTCCGGATAATCCCCATGCAGGGCGATCGAATGCTGCTCGGACGGGGGATCGCGCATGAAACGCACCGGCCAGACCGGCCTGTTCCTGTTTATCCCGGCCCTCCTGGCTTCCCTGCCCGCCGTATCGGCTCAGGACACCCAACCCACCACCCGCGATCTCCTCGACGAATTCGACCAGCGGCTGGTTGAATTGGACAGGAAGTATGACGACGGCCACGGCCCGCTTGTCGTCCGGGCCGACCGGCGGGATGGCCTGCGAATGGAGACCGCGGACGGAACCTCCCATATCCGCATCGGCGGCCAAATCCAAAGCGACGCCGCCTGGTTCTGCGACAAGGATGCCTCGGTCGGCGAACTGGAAGATAAGATCGAATGTCGCCGGGCCCGCCTCTTTGTCTCCGGCGTAATCCGCGAGAACGTCGTCTTCGAAGTCGAATACGACTTCGCCGGAGGCGACCCCGACTTCGAGGACGTCTACCTGGGCATTCGCCATCTGCCCGTGATCGGACACGTCCGGGTCGGCCACTTCAAAGAGCCCTTGAGCATCGAGGAACTGATCAGCAACAACCACACGACCTTCATGGAGCGATCGCTCGCCAACGTCTTCGCCCCCAGCCGCAACCACGGCCTGATGATCTACGACACCGCCTTCGCCGACCGGGCAACCTGGGCCGTCGGCGTCTTTCGCGAAACCGACGATTTCAGCGACTGCTCCGGCGACACCGACTGCAGCTACACCGGCCGGATCACCTGCCTGCCCTGGTACCGCGACGACGGGGCAAGGCTGCTCCACCTCGGCGCCGCCTACAGCCGCCGCAGCCCCAACAACCGCCTGCTGAGTTACGGCCAGAGGCCCGAATCGCACCTGGCGCCCGACTTCGTCGACACCGGCCAGTTCCAAGCCCGCCGGGCCGACCTGATCGGCTTGGAAACGGCCCTGGTCCACGGGCCGCTGACCCTGCAGGGCGAGTACATCCAGAACATCGTCGACGCCATCAACAGCCGCGACGTCTGCTTCCAGGCCTTCTACATCCAAGCCGCCTGGTTCCTCACCGGCGAAACCCGGCCCTACGACCGCGAGACCGGCGTCTTCGACCGTCTCATCCCCAAGAAGAGCTTCTGCTGCCCCAACGGCCAGCGCGGATTCGGCGCCTGGGAGATCGCCGCCCGCTACTCCTATCTCGACCTCGACGACGGTCCGATCGAAGGCGGACGACTCAGCGACCTGACGCTGGGCCTCAACTGGTACCTGAACCCAAACGCCCGCGTCATGTGGAACTATGTTCTAGCCGACCTCGCCGGCGACGGCGACGCCGGCATCTTCCAGATACGGCTCCAAATCGACTTCTAACCTAAGGGGGCGATCCATGCCCGCCGAACGACGCGAAACGATGGCAGCCAAACGCTTTTCGCCGCGAAACCACCGCGCGTATCGGATTTATCACACAGTTCTAACCAAACGCTAACAACCACAGGAGATAATGCCCTAAGATTGGTTGAGGCAACAGAAACAGGCTGACGAAAAGGAGCCAAAAATGAAAGCCGGAGGCATGCTTGGGTTACTGGTGCTAAGCGCTGCTCTGTTCGCCGGTCGCGCATCAGCCGACGAAGTCAAAATCACCGGGGCCGGCGCCACCTTTCCCTACCCGATCTACCAGACGTGGGCCCACAGGTACGAAAAGCTCACCGAGGTCAAGATCAACTACCAGGGCATCGGGTCCGGCGGCGGGATCAAGCTCATCACCCAGGGCACCGTCGATTTCGGCGGCACCGACGCCCCGCTGACCGACAAGGAAATCGACGAAGCCGGTTTTGTCCAGTTCCCCATGGTCGTCGGAGGCGTGGTGCCCGTGGCCAACCTCAAGGGCGTCGAGGCCGGCAAGCTCAAGCTGACTCCCGACGTCCTGGCCGACATCCTCCTGGGCCACATCAAGAACTGGAACCACGAACGGATCAAACAGGCCAATCCCGACCTGGCCCTGCCCGATCAGGCGATCACCGTGGTCGCCCGCTCCGACCCCTCGGGCACCACGTGGATCTACACCGACTACCTGGCCAAGGTCTCCAAGGAGTGGAAGGAGAAGGTCGGCCGCTCCAAGAAACCCGAATGGCCGGTCGGCCAGTTGGCCAAGGGCAATCCCGGAGTCGCCGCCCTCGTCCAGCAGATCGAAGGGGCCATCGGCTACGTCGAGTACGCCTACGCCCTCCAGGAAAAAATGGCCACCACGCTCCTGAAGAACAAAGCCGGCAAATTCGCCAGTCCGGACCTCAAGAGCTTCCAGGCCGCCGCCGCCCACGCCGACTGGAAGGCCAGCCCGGCCTACTACGTGATCCTCACCGATCAGCCGGGCGACGAGACCTGGCCCATCGCCGGCGCCACCTTCGTCCTCGTCCATAAAAAACAAAAAGACGCCGCGAAGGCCAAGGCCATGCTCACATTCTTCGACTGGGCCTATCGCCACGGCCAGGACGCCGCCAAGGAACTCCACTACGTGCCCATGCCCATGAAGGTCATCGAGATGGTCGAAGAGACATGGAGCAAGCAGATCACCGCCGACGGAGAACCCGTCTGGCCGTAACCCTGCGGATGAACCAAGCGTGAAAGCAAGGATCGAACCGGCGGTCGAGGCCAACCCCTCAGCCGCCGCCACACCATCAGCCAGCGTCTACGCAAACTCCTCGGTGGAGGGCTGGAAGATCACTCCGCCCCGAGCCTGTTGGGACATCGTCTTCAAGGGCCTGACCGTCGCCGCCGCCGCCGTCGCCCTGATTCTTTTGGCGGCGATCCTCCTGCAGTTGGTCTGGCATTCCCGACCAGCCCTGATGGAATTCGGCCTCGGCTTCCTCACCGGACAGCACTGGCGACCCTACGCCGAACCGACCCCGGTCTTCGGCGCCCTGCCCGCCATCTTCGGCACTCTGGTGGCCACCACCATCGCCATCGCCATCGCCACTCCGCTGGCCATCATCACCGCCCTCTTCCTGGTCGAACTGGCCCACCCGGTCCTCAGCCGGGTCGTCGGAACCTCAATCGAACTCCTGGCCGCGATCCCCAGCATTATCTACGGCATGTGGGGCCTGTTCGTCTTCGCCCCGTTCATGCAGCATTACGTCCAGCCCGCCCTCGGCGAGACCCTCGGCTTCCTGCCGCTGTTTCAGGGCCAGCCGATGGGCACCGGCATGCTCACCGCCGGCATCATCCTGGCCATCATGATCCTCCCGTTCATCTGCGCGGTCACCCGCGACGTCTTCGCCATGGTGCCCACCGTGGTCAAGGAATCCGCCTACGGCATGGGCTCGACCACCTGGGAAACCACCTGGAAGGTCACCCTCCGCTACGGCGTCCGCGGCGTGGTCGGCGCGCTGTTCCTCGGGCTCGGCCGGGCCATCGGCGAAACCATGGCCGTCACCTTCGTAATCGGCAACAAGCACCAGATCTCGGCTTCGCTGTTCGAAGCCGGCCAGAGCATCGCCTCCGCCCTCGCCAACGAATTCAACGAAGCCGACTTCGAGCTCTACCAGAGCGCCCTGATCGAACTGGGGCTGATTCTCTTCGCCATGACCTTCGTCATTCAGGTCCTGGCCCGACTGTGGCTGCGAAACCTGGCCAGAAGATCGGGGACGCGCGGATGATCGAACGATCCTACCGACAACGCAACCTGACCGACGCGGGCATCAAAGCCCTCTCCGGCCTCTCCGCCCTCGTGGCGATCTTCTTCCTCGGCTGGATCCTGATCGTCGTCGCCCTCAAGGGCGCCTCCGCCGTCAACGTCGATTTCTTTACCCAGCTTCCCACGCCCATCGGCGAGGAGGGCGGCGGCCTGCGAAACGCCATCCTCGGAACCATCGTCCTGACCGTCCTGGCCACCGCGATCGGCGTGCCGCTGGGCGTGCTGGGCGGGGTGTACCTGGCCGAGTACGGCCTCGAGAGCCGCTTCGCCGACGCCGTCCGGTTCGTCTACAACGTCCTGATGGGCACGCCATCGATCATCGTCGGTGTGTTCGTCTATACCATCCTGGTCGTCGAGCCGCTCGGCCTGGGCACCTTCTCCGGCTATGCCGGAGCCGTCGCCCTCGCCGTCATCATGCTGCCCGTCGTCGCCCGCACCACCGAGGACATGCTCGCCCTCGTGCCCAACGCCCTCCGCGAGTCCGCCCTCGCCCTCGGCGCGCCGCGATGGAAGGTCACCGTGGGCGTGGTCTTCCGCGCCGCCAAAACCGGCCTGGTCACCGGCTGCCTCCTGGCCATCGCCCGGGTCAGCGGCGAGACCGCCCCGCTGCTGTTCACCGCCCTCAACAGCTCGTTCGAATTCAGCCTCGCCGGACTCGGCGAACCCACGCCCAACCTGACCGTCACCATCTGGAACTACGCCATGTCGCCCTTCGAAGACCTTCAGCGGATGGCCTGGGGCGCTTCGCTCCTGATCACCCTGGGCGTCCTGCTCATCATGCTGTTCGCCCGATTCCTCGTGCGGGAAAGGAAGGCCAGAACGTGAATCTCAATGCGGCAACCGTCAAGGAAAAGAAGCCAACCGCCGAGGTCGTTGACGCTACAATAAACCCTCAGGACCAACGACCGGGGACCATGATGCCTGAGCCCAAGCTCGAATACGACGTCAAGATCGCCGCCCGCGGCCTCAACTTCTTCTACGGGGCCCACCAGGCCCTTTACGACAACGATCTCGACATCGCCGCCAACGACGTCACCGCCATCATCGGCCCCTCCGGCTGCGGCAAGTCCACCCACATCCGCGTCTACAACCGGATCTACCAGCTCTACCGCGACCAGCGGGCCACCGGGCAGGTCTTCCTCGACGGCCGCGACATCCTATCGCCCGACGTCGATCCGCTGAGCCTGCGCAAACGCATCGGCATGATCTTCCAGAAACCCACCCCGTTCCCCATGAGCATCTTCGACAACGTCGCCTACGGCCTGCGACTCCACTACCGCATGAGCCGCGCCGAGATGGCCGAGCGGGTCGAACTCGCCCTCAAGGGCGCCGCCCTCTGGGACGAGGTCAAGGACAAGCTCGACCAGCCCGGCGCCGCCCTCTCCGGCGGACAGCAGCAGCGGCTCTGCATCGCCCGCGCCATCGCCGTCGAACCCGAGGTCCTCCTCATGGACGAGCCCTGCTCCGCCATCGATCCGGTCGCCACCAGCAAGATCGAGGACCTCATCGAAACCCT
The sequence above is a segment of the Phycisphaerae bacterium genome. Coding sequences within it:
- a CDS encoding response regulator, whose amino-acid sequence is MAKETILVVDDEEDILELISYNLGKEGYKVMTVASGEEARDTARTKLPDLIVLDLMLPGMDGLEVCRTLRTDAKTAHIPIIMLTAKSEDADVVAGIELGADDYVTKPFSPRVLLARIKAVLRRAAPDSASESDTIKIHDIVINPVRHEVLADGKSVRLTLTEFRILHFLARRPGWVFTRYQIVDGAQGDDVVVTDRSVDVHIVSLRKKLGKLGSQIETVRGVGYRLKDR
- a CDS encoding HAMP domain-containing protein gives rise to the protein MLSHKLLWKLYPTYLLVIITCIVSVAFYAFNAVEDFYLSHVEADLEARAHLAAQHILPHLPGKDVATLDPVVKALGRSAATRITLIDLDGRVLAESDEDPLTMANHGDRPAFLQALAQGLGRSIRHSETLEADLMYVAIPIMVDGRPQAVIRTAVPLTRVQQSLASIRNGLVLVALITAALAAGVSFWVSRRISQPLQEMRLGAQRFAAGDLRHKLLAPPIEEFAALAAALNHMAAQLAEKIETVTRQSQQLKTILSSMIEGVLAVDGGERIISMNLAAVRQLRVEPRDVENRQLHEIVRNSDLQALVAQALAADVPVEADITLHEGTRPRILHATGTMLKDPNDRRIGALVVLHDVTRLRHLETIRRDFVANVSHELKTPITSIKGFVETLREGAVADPDSAARFLDIIHQQADRLSAIIDDLLSLSRIEGEGGDAVIDMAETRVRDVLTAAAANLEAKAAEHGVTVKVLCPDTLSARINPQLMEQAVTNLLDNAIKYSGRGSEVTVRAENGGGEIAIHVEDRGCGIAPEHLPRLFERFYRVDKARSRHLGGTGLGLAIVKHIAQAHRGTVHVESTIGRGSRFILCFPARHSG
- a CDS encoding porin is translated as MKRTGQTGLFLFIPALLASLPAVSAQDTQPTTRDLLDEFDQRLVELDRKYDDGHGPLVVRADRRDGLRMETADGTSHIRIGGQIQSDAAWFCDKDASVGELEDKIECRRARLFVSGVIRENVVFEVEYDFAGGDPDFEDVYLGIRHLPVIGHVRVGHFKEPLSIEELISNNHTTFMERSLANVFAPSRNHGLMIYDTAFADRATWAVGVFRETDDFSDCSGDTDCSYTGRITCLPWYRDDGARLLHLGAAYSRRSPNNRLLSYGQRPESHLAPDFVDTGQFQARRADLIGLETALVHGPLTLQGEYIQNIVDAINSRDVCFQAFYIQAAWFLTGETRPYDRETGVFDRLIPKKSFCCPNGQRGFGAWEIAARYSYLDLDDGPIEGGRLSDLTLGLNWYLNPNARVMWNYVLADLAGDGDAGIFQIRLQIDF
- the pstS gene encoding phosphate ABC transporter substrate-binding protein PstS, with product MLGLLVLSAALFAGRASADEVKITGAGATFPYPIYQTWAHRYEKLTEVKINYQGIGSGGGIKLITQGTVDFGGTDAPLTDKEIDEAGFVQFPMVVGGVVPVANLKGVEAGKLKLTPDVLADILLGHIKNWNHERIKQANPDLALPDQAITVVARSDPSGTTWIYTDYLAKVSKEWKEKVGRSKKPEWPVGQLAKGNPGVAALVQQIEGAIGYVEYAYALQEKMATTLLKNKAGKFASPDLKSFQAAAAHADWKASPAYYVILTDQPGDETWPIAGATFVLVHKKQKDAAKAKAMLTFFDWAYRHGQDAAKELHYVPMPMKVIEMVEETWSKQITADGEPVWP
- the pstC gene encoding phosphate ABC transporter permease subunit PstC, with amino-acid sequence MEGWKITPPRACWDIVFKGLTVAAAAVALILLAAILLQLVWHSRPALMEFGLGFLTGQHWRPYAEPTPVFGALPAIFGTLVATTIAIAIATPLAIITALFLVELAHPVLSRVVGTSIELLAAIPSIIYGMWGLFVFAPFMQHYVQPALGETLGFLPLFQGQPMGTGMLTAGIILAIMILPFICAVTRDVFAMVPTVVKESAYGMGSTTWETTWKVTLRYGVRGVVGALFLGLGRAIGETMAVTFVIGNKHQISASLFEAGQSIASALANEFNEADFELYQSALIELGLILFAMTFVIQVLARLWLRNLARRSGTRG
- the pstA gene encoding phosphate ABC transporter permease PstA; translation: MIERSYRQRNLTDAGIKALSGLSALVAIFFLGWILIVVALKGASAVNVDFFTQLPTPIGEEGGGLRNAILGTIVLTVLATAIGVPLGVLGGVYLAEYGLESRFADAVRFVYNVLMGTPSIIVGVFVYTILVVEPLGLGTFSGYAGAVALAVIMLPVVARTTEDMLALVPNALRESALALGAPRWKVTVGVVFRAAKTGLVTGCLLAIARVSGETAPLLFTALNSSFEFSLAGLGEPTPNLTVTIWNYAMSPFEDLQRMAWGASLLITLGVLLIMLFARFLVRERKART
- the pstB gene encoding phosphate ABC transporter ATP-binding protein PstB, which codes for MPEPKLEYDVKIAARGLNFFYGAHQALYDNDLDIAANDVTAIIGPSGCGKSTHIRVYNRIYQLYRDQRATGQVFLDGRDILSPDVDPLSLRKRIGMIFQKPTPFPMSIFDNVAYGLRLHYRMSRAEMAERVELALKGAALWDEVKDKLDQPGAALSGGQQQRLCIARAIAVEPEVLLMDEPCSAIDPVATSKIEDLIETLKSRYTIVIVTHNMQQAARVSAYTAFFYQGRIVEFGHTEQIFKNPKQELTEKYITGRFG